A region of Rhizobium grahamii DNA encodes the following proteins:
- a CDS encoding potassium transporter Kup → MHEGSHTHERSMSPRKLFYLALGSVGVVYGDIGTSPLYAFREALKPVAADGLTRFEVISLISLMIWALTIIVTLKYVLFLLRADNEGEGGTLSLLALLMKTANGHTALLMLLGLVGAALFLGDAMITPALSVLSAVEGLKLVAPSLTSYIVPISVFILALLFAVQSRGTGAMARFFGPITALWFLVMAAAGISHISDDFGILAAFNPYYAISFLLHEGFYGVVVLGAVFLTVTGAEALYADLGHFGRRPIQWAWFALIFPSLTLNYLGQGALVLGNPMAMSDPFYLMFPKWALLPVVILATAATIIASQAVITGAFSLVRQGINLGFLPRMEVLFTSETNTGQIFVPSVNVVLFFGVIFLVLSFKTSDALATAYGISVTGAMVVTSIMAFEFVRVRWNWSIPVATLALAPLLVLEMIFLGANLLKIHDGGYIPVLIAAAFTIIMWTWRRGSALLMEKTRHTDIPMASFVSSIERKSDHSPAQVPGTAIFLTSDPESAPAALLHNLKHNHVLHEKNVILTIRTVNKPRVSSADRYKVEPISERFSRVELLFGFMESQNVSQALATLRKSGLKFDIMSTSFYLGRRKLVPDAKSGMPYWQDRLYIALANAAANPSDYFRLPANRVVELGSHVII, encoded by the coding sequence ATGCACGAAGGTAGCCACACACACGAGCGCTCGATGTCGCCCCGCAAGCTCTTCTATCTTGCGCTGGGTTCCGTCGGCGTTGTCTATGGCGACATCGGCACGAGCCCGCTTTACGCGTTCCGCGAAGCCCTGAAGCCGGTTGCGGCTGACGGCCTGACGCGCTTTGAAGTCATCAGCCTGATCTCGCTGATGATCTGGGCTCTGACCATTATCGTTACCCTCAAATACGTGCTGTTCCTGCTGCGCGCCGACAACGAAGGTGAGGGCGGTACCCTCTCCCTGCTGGCGCTGCTGATGAAGACGGCCAACGGACATACCGCGCTTCTGATGCTGCTCGGTCTCGTCGGCGCTGCTCTCTTCCTCGGCGACGCGATGATCACGCCGGCGCTGTCGGTCTTGTCGGCCGTGGAAGGTCTGAAGCTCGTCGCGCCCAGTTTGACCAGCTACATCGTACCGATCTCTGTCTTCATCCTTGCTTTGCTGTTTGCCGTGCAATCGCGCGGAACCGGCGCCATGGCCCGCTTTTTCGGGCCAATCACTGCGCTCTGGTTCCTCGTCATGGCGGCCGCCGGCATCTCCCACATTTCCGACGATTTCGGGATCCTGGCGGCGTTCAACCCGTATTACGCGATCAGCTTTCTGCTGCACGAAGGCTTTTACGGCGTGGTCGTACTCGGCGCGGTCTTCCTGACGGTAACGGGAGCGGAGGCTCTTTACGCGGATCTCGGCCACTTCGGCCGCCGTCCGATCCAGTGGGCTTGGTTCGCGCTGATCTTCCCGTCGCTGACGCTGAACTATCTGGGCCAAGGCGCTCTGGTGCTCGGCAATCCGATGGCGATGTCCGATCCGTTCTATCTGATGTTCCCGAAGTGGGCGCTGTTGCCTGTTGTCATCCTTGCCACCGCGGCAACGATCATCGCAAGCCAGGCGGTCATAACCGGGGCCTTCTCGCTGGTTCGCCAGGGCATCAACCTCGGTTTCCTGCCGCGGATGGAAGTCCTCTTCACCTCCGAGACGAATACCGGGCAGATCTTCGTGCCGTCGGTCAACGTCGTCCTGTTCTTCGGCGTCATCTTCCTCGTTCTGAGCTTCAAGACCTCGGATGCGCTGGCGACCGCCTACGGCATCTCGGTGACAGGCGCGATGGTCGTCACCTCGATCATGGCGTTCGAGTTCGTCCGCGTTCGCTGGAACTGGTCGATCCCGGTGGCGACGCTCGCGCTCGCTCCGCTGCTCGTTCTCGAGATGATCTTCCTCGGGGCAAACCTGCTGAAGATCCACGACGGCGGTTATATTCCGGTGCTGATCGCCGCCGCCTTCACGATCATCATGTGGACGTGGCGCCGTGGTAGCGCGCTCCTGATGGAAAAGACCCGTCACACTGATATCCCTATGGCGTCGTTCGTCAGCTCCATCGAGCGCAAGAGCGACCATTCGCCGGCGCAAGTGCCCGGTACCGCGATCTTCCTGACCAGCGATCCCGAGTCCGCCCCGGCGGCACTGCTTCACAATCTGAAGCACAATCACGTTCTGCACGAGAAAAACGTGATCCTGACGATCCGGACGGTCAACAAGCCGCGCGTATCAAGCGCCGATCGTTACAAGGTCGAGCCGATCTCCGAGCGTTTCTCGCGCGTCGAGTTGCTCTTCGGTTTCATGGAATCGCAGAACGTCTCGCAGGCGCTGGCAACCTTGCGCAAGAGCGGCCTGAAGTTCGACATCATGTCGACGTCGTTCTATCTCGGACGCCGCAAGCTGGTTCCCGATGCCAAGTCGGGCATGCCTTACTGGCAGGACCGTCTTTATATTGCGCTCGCCAACGCCGCGGCCAATCCGTCGGACTACTTCCGGCTTCCGGCAAACCGCGTCGTCGAGCTCGGCTCGCACGTCATTATCTGA